Proteins encoded together in one Chitinophaga lutea window:
- a CDS encoding ATP-binding cassette domain-containing protein, protein MQPSFIEIRGARENNLKNVNLRIPRGGITVFTGVSGSGKSSIAFETIGAEAQRQLNETFTTFVQNFLPRAKKPDADAIENLSTAIVIDQKKIGGNSRSTVGTITDIYSLVRLLFSRAGQPYAGYSNAFSFNDPAGMCPACNGLGRRVEANQQMLFDKSRSLNAGGITFSAFAVGTWYWNQYANSGLFDLDKKLEEYSEQEWQTLLHGKEPEGVIEKFNRLYIKRDTSALAESTISNLDRYLAYAPCDVCHGARLNAAALNCRINGHNIAEYAAMEINELIRHIGLINDPVAVTLAPAIAERLQHMIDIGLEYLSLDRETTSLSGGESQRIKMVRHLGSSLTETIYIFDEPSIGLHPRDVHRLNEMLRKLCDKGNTLLVVEHDPEVIKTADHIVDVGPHAGTRGGEIVYEGTVEGLLKAPTLTGQYMNRALPLKENCRTASGSIHITGASLHNLKNVEVHIPTGIFTVVTGVAGSGKSSLINGELLTRCPEAISIDQSAVSTNIRSNPATYTGIMDDIRRLFAKANNVSVSLFSYNSKGACPDCEGLGFIYTDLAFMEAIRTPCETCGGKRFSREVLDYKLKGKSISDVLEMTVHQALHFFDKKELKKRLQAIHDVGLDYLTLGQPLSTLSGGECQRIKLAGELHKQGSIYVLDEPTTGLHMSDVGHLLAIIDHLVDGGNSVIVIEHNVDVIRNADWVIDMGPEGGRKGGEVVFEGRPADLLHAPGSLTGQYLRTH, encoded by the coding sequence ATGCAACCATCATTTATCGAAATCAGGGGCGCCCGCGAAAACAACCTGAAAAACGTGAACCTGCGCATTCCCCGGGGAGGCATCACGGTGTTCACGGGGGTGTCCGGCTCCGGCAAATCGTCTATCGCATTCGAAACCATTGGTGCGGAGGCGCAGCGGCAGCTGAATGAGACCTTTACCACCTTCGTCCAGAACTTTTTGCCCAGGGCCAAAAAGCCGGACGCGGATGCCATTGAAAATCTGTCGACTGCCATCGTTATCGACCAGAAAAAGATCGGCGGCAATTCCCGGTCCACCGTAGGCACCATTACGGACATCTATTCGCTGGTGCGCCTGCTCTTTTCACGAGCCGGCCAGCCATATGCCGGGTATTCCAACGCCTTTTCGTTCAACGACCCTGCCGGCATGTGCCCCGCCTGCAACGGCCTCGGGCGGCGGGTAGAAGCCAACCAGCAGATGCTGTTCGATAAAAGCCGCTCCCTCAACGCAGGCGGCATCACTTTCTCGGCATTTGCCGTGGGCACCTGGTACTGGAACCAGTATGCCAACTCCGGGCTGTTCGATCTCGATAAGAAACTGGAAGAATATTCCGAACAGGAATGGCAAACCCTGCTGCACGGGAAGGAACCGGAAGGGGTGATCGAAAAATTCAACCGCCTCTACATCAAAAGAGACACCAGCGCGCTGGCGGAATCCACCATCAGCAACCTCGACCGGTACCTGGCCTATGCGCCCTGCGACGTGTGTCACGGCGCGCGGCTGAATGCGGCGGCGCTGAATTGCCGTATCAACGGTCACAACATCGCCGAATATGCTGCGATGGAAATCAATGAGCTGATCAGGCACATCGGGCTGATCAACGACCCGGTAGCTGTCACACTGGCGCCCGCCATCGCAGAGCGTTTGCAGCATATGATCGACATCGGGCTGGAATACCTCAGCCTCGACCGCGAAACCACGTCCCTTTCCGGCGGCGAGTCGCAGCGTATCAAGATGGTGCGGCACCTCGGCAGCAGCCTCACCGAAACCATTTACATATTCGATGAGCCCAGCATCGGCCTCCATCCCCGCGATGTGCACCGGCTGAACGAAATGCTCCGCAAGCTGTGCGACAAAGGCAACACGCTGCTGGTCGTGGAACATGATCCCGAAGTGATCAAAACCGCCGACCACATTGTAGACGTGGGCCCGCATGCCGGCACACGCGGCGGGGAGATCGTTTACGAGGGCACTGTGGAAGGATTACTGAAAGCCCCCACCCTCACGGGCCAGTATATGAACCGGGCGCTACCGCTGAAGGAAAATTGCCGTACCGCCAGCGGCAGCATCCACATCACCGGCGCCTCGCTGCACAACCTGAAGAACGTGGAGGTGCACATCCCTACCGGCATCTTCACCGTCGTAACCGGCGTGGCCGGTTCGGGGAAAAGCTCGCTCATCAACGGGGAATTGCTGACGCGCTGCCCCGAGGCGATCAGCATCGACCAATCGGCCGTCAGCACCAACATCCGCTCCAACCCGGCCACCTACACCGGCATCATGGACGACATCCGCCGGCTGTTCGCCAAAGCCAACAACGTGTCGGTTTCGCTGTTCAGCTACAATTCAAAAGGCGCCTGCCCCGATTGCGAAGGGCTCGGTTTTATTTACACCGACCTCGCTTTCATGGAAGCCATCCGCACGCCCTGCGAAACCTGCGGCGGCAAGCGCTTCAGCAGAGAAGTACTGGATTATAAACTGAAAGGTAAATCCATCAGCGACGTACTGGAAATGACCGTGCACCAGGCGTTGCATTTTTTCGATAAAAAGGAGCTCAAAAAACGCCTGCAGGCCATTCACGACGTGGGCCTCGATTACCTCACCCTCGGGCAGCCCCTCAGCACGCTCTCCGGCGGCGAATGCCAGCGCATCAAACTGGCCGGGGAACTTCACAAGCAGGGCAGCATTTACGTGCTGGACGAGCCGACAACCGGGTTACATATGTCGGATGTAGGGCATCTCCTCGCCATCATCGACCACCTGGTGGATGGCGGTAATTCGGTGATCGTGATCGAGCATAATGTGGATGTGATACGGAACGCGGATTGGGTGATAGATATGGGGCCCGAAGGCGGGCGCAAAGGCGGAGAAGTGGTGTTCGAAGGGCGGCCGGCGGACCTGCTGCATGCGCCGGGGTCGTTAACAGGACAATATTTGCGCACCCATTAA
- a CDS encoding helix-turn-helix transcriptional regulator gives MSNRDTNPWLFPEGGQEYHYIDDRGAGSRIVVKEDHLPGASIFFAKGEQSSAVRMKETVETPTLAMYFSLEGDTGSMAVTDESYMMKGQQHVVSYMPRFEGYYLLNSPKISNFGVILEESFFSRLYMEDIDCLKRFWDKVNAGQEADMAPGPMAITPRQLALIHDIAHCGYTGHMRQLYLESKIVELFLFQAEQAEGLKGMKPVQLSAADIDKLHAAKHYIRQHMFEQLSLDQVSRECGLNEFKLKKGFRELFATTVFGYLNELRMSYARQLILNSGCSILEAAYSVGYSEPYSFTRAFRKHFGYLPSELKRG, from the coding sequence ATGAGTAACAGGGATACAAACCCATGGCTGTTTCCGGAAGGCGGTCAGGAATATCATTATATAGATGACCGCGGCGCTGGCAGCCGCATTGTTGTAAAAGAGGACCACCTGCCCGGGGCCTCTATTTTTTTCGCCAAAGGGGAACAATCTTCCGCCGTCAGAATGAAAGAAACCGTGGAGACCCCCACACTGGCCATGTACTTTTCCCTGGAAGGTGATACGGGCTCCATGGCTGTTACCGACGAAAGTTATATGATGAAAGGACAGCAGCATGTGGTGAGTTACATGCCCCGCTTTGAAGGGTACTACCTGCTCAACAGTCCCAAAATCAGCAACTTCGGGGTGATACTGGAAGAATCGTTTTTCAGCCGCCTGTATATGGAAGACATAGATTGCCTCAAACGTTTCTGGGACAAGGTGAACGCCGGCCAGGAGGCTGACATGGCGCCCGGCCCGATGGCCATCACGCCGCGGCAGCTGGCCCTCATCCACGATATTGCGCACTGTGGCTATACGGGCCATATGCGGCAGCTGTACCTCGAATCGAAAATCGTGGAACTGTTCCTCTTCCAGGCCGAGCAGGCGGAAGGCCTCAAGGGCATGAAGCCGGTACAGCTGTCCGCCGCCGATATCGACAAGCTCCACGCCGCCAAACATTACATCCGCCAGCATATGTTCGAACAGTTGAGCCTCGACCAGGTATCGCGGGAATGCGGCCTGAACGAATTCAAACTGAAGAAGGGTTTCCGCGAACTGTTTGCCACCACCGTGTTCGGCTACCTCAACGAGCTCCGGATGAGTTATGCGCGCCAGCTTATCCTGAACAGCGGCTGTTCCATCCTCGAAGCCGCATACAGCGTGGGCTACAGTGAGCCATACAGCTTCACCCGGGCATTCAGGAAACACTTCGGATACCTGCCCAGCGAGTTGAAACGCGGATAA
- a CDS encoding prolyl oligopeptidase family serine peptidase, whose protein sequence is MKFIASVLVLITVSTSLKSQRVSIDTCFSPPAAFKNQYGKFRSPLVFYDGRRVKTAKDWQARRTEIRNKWHELMGSWPAVNTKQQLLYLDSTRRDNFTQYKVSFNWTPLETTEGYLLVPDGAGKKPAVITVFYEPESAIGQGKAHRDFAYQLAKRGFVTLSIGTTQASKDQTFSIYYPELQHAAVQPLSMLGYAAATAWEALAKEPAVDSTRIGIMGHSFGGKWAMFASCLYDKFACAVWSDPGIVFDESNISVNYWEPWYLGYTPKPWRKRGLITPENPARGLYPQLVKQGFDLHELHALMAPRPFLVSAGHEDPPIRWVPLNHAIAVNNLLGYRNRVAMTNRPEHSPNALSNEQAYTFLEKFLKKQ, encoded by the coding sequence ATGAAATTCATCGCCTCAGTGCTTGTACTGATAACGGTTTCCACGTCCCTTAAAAGTCAGCGCGTATCCATCGATACCTGCTTTTCCCCGCCGGCAGCATTTAAGAATCAATACGGCAAGTTCCGCTCCCCACTGGTGTTTTATGACGGCCGCCGGGTGAAAACGGCGAAAGACTGGCAGGCGAGGAGAACGGAAATCCGCAACAAATGGCACGAACTGATGGGCTCATGGCCGGCCGTCAATACAAAGCAGCAGTTGTTATACCTCGATTCCACCCGCCGCGATAACTTCACGCAGTACAAGGTTTCCTTCAACTGGACGCCGCTCGAAACCACGGAAGGATACCTGCTGGTGCCTGATGGCGCCGGTAAAAAACCGGCCGTGATCACGGTGTTTTATGAACCGGAATCGGCGATCGGGCAGGGGAAGGCGCACCGCGATTTTGCGTACCAGCTGGCCAAACGGGGTTTCGTGACTTTGTCGATCGGCACCACGCAGGCCTCGAAAGACCAGACGTTTTCGATTTATTATCCCGAGCTGCAGCATGCCGCCGTGCAACCCTTGTCCATGCTGGGCTATGCCGCGGCTACGGCCTGGGAGGCGCTGGCGAAAGAGCCGGCGGTAGACAGTACCCGCATCGGCATCATGGGACATTCGTTCGGTGGTAAATGGGCAATGTTCGCGTCGTGCCTGTACGACAAGTTTGCCTGCGCCGTATGGTCCGACCCGGGTATTGTGTTCGACGAAAGCAATATCAGCGTGAATTACTGGGAGCCCTGGTACCTCGGGTATACACCGAAACCCTGGCGCAAAAGAGGCCTCATTACCCCGGAAAATCCCGCCCGCGGCCTGTACCCGCAACTGGTGAAACAGGGTTTCGACCTGCACGAGCTGCATGCGCTGATGGCGCCGCGGCCGTTTCTCGTATCGGCCGGGCACGAAGATCCGCCCATACGCTGGGTGCCGTTGAACCATGCCATCGCGGTCAATAATCTGCTGGGCTACCGCAACCGTGTGGCCATGACCAACCGGCCGGAGCATTCGCCCAACGCCCTGTCTAACGAACAGGCCTACACCTTCCTCGAAAAATTCCTGAAAAAACAATAG
- a CDS encoding acetylxylan esterase gives MSKFNRLFLFLVLSCSTAWAQPVEQLIKVIVAPDHTDWIYRIGEKAKFTVTVLENGNPVKDAKISYEVGPEKLKPAVQQTAVLKDGTLVIDGGTMQTPGFLRCAVTAEVKGKTYRRLATAGFNPTAIQPTVTMPADFSAFWNKGKSELAKVPLDARSTLLPERCTENVNVYHVNIQGYGNSRLYGILCVPKKEGKYPAVLRVPGAGIRPYGGDIARAELGFITLEIGIHGIPVNLDPSVYTSLAAGALNGYPSFNIDDKDRYYYKRVYLNCVRANDFLVSLPQFDGANLGVMGGSQGGALSIVTASLDSRVKYLAAMYPALSDVTGYTKGRAGGWPHLFRGDMVSKEALETAGYYDVVNFAKQLKQPGYYTWGYNDETCPPTSMYAVYNSITAPKDLYLLLETGHYVYPEQVEVLGGWLTKQLKK, from the coding sequence ATGTCCAAATTCAACCGTCTTTTTTTATTCCTCGTCTTATCCTGCAGCACTGCCTGGGCGCAGCCTGTAGAGCAACTCATCAAGGTGATCGTGGCGCCGGATCATACCGACTGGATCTACCGCATCGGCGAAAAAGCAAAGTTCACCGTCACCGTGCTTGAAAACGGCAACCCGGTGAAAGATGCCAAAATCAGTTATGAAGTAGGCCCGGAAAAGCTGAAGCCTGCCGTACAACAGACTGCCGTACTGAAAGACGGCACCCTCGTGATCGACGGCGGCACCATGCAAACGCCGGGATTCCTGCGCTGCGCGGTTACGGCCGAGGTGAAAGGCAAAACCTACCGCCGCCTCGCCACAGCAGGGTTTAACCCCACGGCCATCCAGCCCACCGTCACAATGCCGGCGGACTTTTCCGCGTTCTGGAACAAAGGCAAAAGCGAACTGGCCAAAGTGCCCCTCGATGCCAGAAGCACGCTGCTGCCGGAACGCTGTACCGAAAACGTGAACGTATACCACGTGAACATACAGGGTTACGGAAACTCCCGCCTGTACGGGATCCTCTGTGTACCGAAAAAAGAAGGGAAATACCCGGCGGTACTGAGAGTGCCGGGCGCAGGTATCCGGCCTTACGGCGGCGACATTGCCCGGGCGGAACTGGGATTCATCACCCTGGAGATCGGCATCCACGGCATTCCCGTCAACCTCGACCCGTCGGTGTATACAAGTCTCGCTGCAGGCGCGCTGAACGGTTACCCGTCGTTTAACATAGACGATAAAGACCGGTACTATTACAAAAGAGTATATCTCAACTGTGTACGGGCGAACGATTTCCTCGTGAGCCTTCCGCAGTTCGACGGCGCCAACCTCGGCGTGATGGGCGGCAGCCAGGGCGGCGCTTTGTCGATCGTCACCGCATCGCTCGACAGCCGTGTGAAATACCTTGCCGCCATGTACCCCGCGCTCAGCGACGTTACCGGTTACACCAAGGGCCGCGCCGGCGGCTGGCCGCATTTGTTCAGGGGAGATATGGTGAGCAAAGAGGCGCTGGAAACTGCAGGGTATTACGATGTGGTGAACTTCGCCAAACAGCTCAAACAGCCGGGCTATTATACCTGGGGGTACAACGACGAAACCTGTCCCCCTACAAGCATGTACGCCGTTTACAACAGCATCACTGCACCGAAAGACCTGTACCTGCTGCTGGAAACAGGGCACTACGTGTATCCCGAACAGGTGGAAGTGCTGGGTGGCTGGCTCACGAAGCAACTTAAAAAATAA
- a CDS encoding M20 metallopeptidase family protein yields MLKEKIRALAHEMLPTAIETRRHLHANPELSFMEHNTAAFIAGKLDAMGIPYQKMANTGLVAMIEGTLAASDKVLALRADIDALPIHEKNDVPYVSKFPGVMHACGHDVHTTSLLTTAGILLQLRDSFAGKLKLIFQPGEELVPGGASMMIKEGVLENPRPANILGQHVMPELEAGKIGFRSGTYMASVDEIYITVEGKGGHGAMPHTTIDPVLITSHLITGLQQLVSRNANPTTPSVLTFGRVIADGAHNVIPDKVTIDGTFRTLDENWRQEARKRIEKMATALVESMGGKCTVFIKPGYPVLYNNERLTAATRQHTEAYVGKENVTDLDIWMAAEDFAAYSQITDACFYRLGTGNAARGITSGLHTATFDVDESAIETGAGLMAWLAVKSLEN; encoded by the coding sequence ATGCTGAAAGAAAAGATCCGGGCGCTGGCGCACGAAATGCTGCCCACGGCCATTGAAACCAGAAGGCACCTGCACGCCAACCCGGAGCTCTCGTTCATGGAACATAACACCGCGGCTTTCATCGCGGGCAAACTCGATGCGATGGGCATCCCCTATCAGAAAATGGCCAACACCGGACTGGTAGCCATGATAGAGGGCACACTGGCCGCGTCCGACAAAGTGCTGGCGCTGCGCGCGGATATCGACGCGCTGCCGATCCACGAAAAGAACGACGTACCGTATGTTTCTAAATTCCCCGGCGTGATGCACGCCTGCGGGCACGATGTGCACACCACTTCCCTGCTCACCACCGCCGGCATCCTGTTGCAGTTACGCGATTCTTTCGCCGGAAAACTGAAGCTTATTTTTCAGCCCGGCGAGGAACTGGTGCCCGGCGGCGCCAGCATGATGATCAAAGAAGGCGTGCTGGAAAACCCGCGCCCCGCCAACATCCTCGGGCAACATGTAATGCCTGAGCTGGAAGCGGGAAAAATCGGTTTCCGTTCGGGCACGTACATGGCGAGTGTGGACGAGATCTACATCACCGTGGAAGGAAAAGGCGGGCACGGCGCCATGCCGCATACCACTATCGACCCGGTGCTGATCACCAGCCACCTCATTACGGGCCTGCAGCAACTGGTAAGCCGTAACGCCAATCCCACCACCCCATCCGTACTCACGTTCGGCCGGGTGATCGCCGACGGGGCGCATAACGTTATCCCGGACAAAGTGACCATCGACGGCACCTTCAGAACGCTCGACGAAAACTGGCGGCAGGAAGCGCGCAAGCGGATCGAAAAAATGGCCACCGCCCTCGTGGAAAGCATGGGCGGCAAATGTACCGTGTTCATCAAACCGGGCTATCCCGTGCTGTATAACAACGAACGCCTCACCGCAGCCACGCGGCAGCATACGGAAGCGTATGTCGGTAAAGAAAACGTCACCGACCTCGACATCTGGATGGCCGCGGAAGATTTTGCGGCCTATTCCCAGATCACCGATGCCTGCTTTTACCGGTTGGGTACGGGCAATGCGGCCAGGGGCATCACCTCCGGCCTGCACACCGCTACCTTCGACGTGGACGAAAGCGCCATCGAAACCGGCGCCGGCCTCATGGCCTGGCTGGCCGTAAAAAGCCTCGAAAACTGA
- a CDS encoding dihydrodipicolinate synthase family protein yields the protein MNPSVEKLLYAGTVIPAHPLALTAERKLDEARQRRLTRYYMAAGAGGVAVGVHTTQFEIRKPEFNLYETVLRLAAEEIEKANLQRPFIKVAGVCGPTEQALAEARLAVSYGYDLGLVSLGGLKDYSEDQLVKHIAAVAEVIPVFGFYLQPSVGGRILSYRFWEQMVAIPNVKAIKTAPFNRYQTLDVVRAVCSSPRRDEIALYTGNDDNIVADLITTYRFNVNGATVEKKFAGGLLGHWSVWTHKVAELFDRIKSGPPNGLLQTGIAVTDMNAALFDPVNAFRGSIAGIHEVLRRQGLIEGIWCLDDKETLSPGQLEEIDRVTAAYPELTDDAFVRAFLEKDKI from the coding sequence ATGAATCCTTCTGTTGAAAAATTATTATACGCCGGTACGGTGATACCGGCCCATCCCCTCGCGCTGACCGCGGAGCGTAAACTCGACGAAGCGCGGCAGCGCCGGCTCACCCGGTATTACATGGCCGCAGGCGCGGGCGGTGTGGCCGTGGGAGTACATACCACCCAGTTCGAAATCCGCAAGCCGGAATTCAACCTCTACGAAACGGTGCTGCGCCTCGCCGCCGAAGAAATCGAAAAGGCGAACCTGCAAAGGCCGTTCATCAAAGTGGCGGGCGTTTGCGGCCCGACGGAACAGGCTTTGGCGGAAGCGCGGCTTGCCGTATCTTACGGGTACGATCTCGGACTGGTGAGCCTGGGTGGACTGAAAGACTATTCGGAAGACCAGCTGGTGAAACACATCGCCGCAGTGGCGGAGGTGATACCCGTTTTCGGATTTTATCTCCAACCCAGCGTAGGAGGCCGTATATTGAGCTATCGTTTCTGGGAGCAGATGGTAGCCATCCCGAACGTTAAAGCCATTAAAACGGCCCCTTTCAACCGTTATCAGACGCTCGACGTAGTGCGTGCGGTGTGCAGCTCCCCCCGACGGGACGAGATCGCATTGTACACCGGAAACGACGATAACATCGTGGCGGACCTGATCACGACATACCGGTTTAATGTGAACGGCGCGACCGTGGAGAAAAAATTCGCCGGCGGCCTGCTGGGCCACTGGTCTGTCTGGACGCACAAAGTGGCCGAACTGTTCGACCGGATCAAATCCGGCCCGCCGAACGGCCTGCTGCAAACGGGCATCGCGGTAACCGACATGAACGCCGCGCTGTTCGACCCGGTGAACGCCTTCCGAGGCTCCATCGCCGGCATCCATGAGGTGCTGCGCAGACAGGGGCTGATAGAAGGCATCTGGTGCCTCGACGACAAGGAAACGCTGTCGCCGGGCCAGCTGGAAGAAATAGACCGCGTAACGGCGGCCTATCCCGAGCTCACGGACGACGCATTCGTTCGTGCGTTCCTGGAAAAAGATAAAATCTGA
- a CDS encoding NAD-dependent epimerase/dehydratase family protein has translation MNNLQETVDALLQPSDALVADMASLEGDILLLGVGGKIGPSLAKLAKQAVDKSGIPRRIIGASRLSEPGLREELESYGVETIKVDLLDDAALQALPDVKNMLYLAGTKFGTTGKEAFTWAMNAYLPGRVAEKYKNSNIVVYSTGNVYPFTPVFSGGADENTAPAPIGEYGQSCLGRERIFQHFSSVHNTPVLIYRLNYANDLRYGVLLEIAKSVQAEKPIDLRMGHVNVIWQGDANEIALRSFLHCSVPGKLLNVTGPETAPVRWIAEQFGKLLGKTPQFVNEEQPSALLSNAAESVRLFGYPKVGLLQMIELTAAWLQAGGATIQKPTHFQERAGKF, from the coding sequence ATGAACAATTTACAAGAAACCGTAGATGCGCTCCTCCAACCCTCGGACGCATTGGTAGCCGATATGGCATCGCTGGAAGGAGATATCCTGTTGCTGGGCGTGGGTGGTAAAATCGGGCCCAGTCTCGCTAAACTCGCCAAACAGGCGGTCGACAAATCAGGCATTCCCCGCCGCATCATCGGCGCCTCCCGTTTATCGGAGCCCGGCCTTCGGGAAGAACTGGAATCGTACGGCGTGGAAACCATCAAAGTGGATCTGCTCGACGACGCCGCGCTGCAGGCGCTGCCCGACGTAAAAAATATGCTGTACCTCGCAGGCACCAAATTCGGCACCACGGGCAAAGAAGCGTTCACCTGGGCGATGAATGCCTATCTCCCCGGCCGTGTGGCGGAAAAGTATAAAAATTCCAACATCGTGGTGTATTCCACGGGCAACGTATACCCTTTCACACCGGTGTTTTCCGGCGGAGCCGACGAAAACACGGCGCCGGCGCCTATCGGTGAATATGGCCAGTCGTGCCTCGGCAGGGAGCGCATCTTCCAGCATTTTTCTTCCGTGCACAACACACCCGTGCTCATCTACCGCCTCAACTATGCGAACGACCTGCGGTACGGTGTGCTGCTCGAGATTGCGAAATCCGTACAGGCGGAAAAACCCATCGACCTGCGTATGGGCCATGTGAATGTGATCTGGCAGGGCGACGCCAATGAAATTGCGCTCCGCAGTTTCCTGCATTGCAGCGTGCCCGGTAAATTATTGAACGTGACCGGTCCCGAAACCGCGCCGGTACGGTGGATCGCGGAACAATTCGGTAAACTCCTCGGGAAAACGCCGCAGTTTGTGAATGAAGAACAGCCTTCCGCCCTGCTGAGCAACGCCGCGGAAAGCGTTCGCCTCTTCGGGTACCCGAAAGTGGGCCTCCTGCAGATGATCGAACTGACGGCCGCATGGCTGCAGGCCGGCGGCGCCACCATTCAGAAGCCCACCCACTTCCAGGAGCGGGCCGGTAAATTCTAA
- a CDS encoding Nramp family divalent metal transporter — MENTSTTAALPVSEKTTSNKYKAWLQAIGPGLITAALVFGPSKITITSMMGAQYGYSLIWLIVVAIFFMIVFTTMSARVGIATSESLLTTIGRKWGNGARIAIGFGVFLVCTSFQAGNSIGTGIAVAEATQTSPVIWIVVFNALAIAMLFYKTFYKTLQNIMILLIALMLFAFVATLLFSKPSISGIVGGLAPEVPAGSLKLVIAFMASCFSIVGAMYQAYLVQERKKAQPDVKQAPKETYPGMLILGLLSAIVLICAAAVLHSKGTEVRNAADMARALEPIFGHFASALFLSGLFGASFSSLIGNASLGGTLLGDALGYGGQLKSGMVRLFIGIIMVIGAIVAIVFGKLPLELIILAQAVTIFIVPFIGLALYFVANDGKIMGEYKNKTFTNVVGAIGLLIMFLLAASNVQALFFS, encoded by the coding sequence ATGGAAAACACGTCAACCACGGCTGCCCTCCCGGTCAGCGAAAAAACCACGAGCAATAAATACAAGGCATGGCTGCAGGCCATCGGGCCCGGACTGATCACGGCCGCGCTCGTATTCGGGCCCAGCAAAATCACCATTACTTCCATGATGGGCGCGCAGTACGGGTATTCATTAATATGGCTGATCGTGGTCGCCATTTTTTTTATGATCGTATTCACCACCATGTCGGCCCGCGTAGGTATCGCCACCAGCGAATCGCTGCTTACCACTATCGGCCGTAAATGGGGAAACGGCGCCCGCATCGCCATCGGTTTCGGTGTGTTTTTGGTCTGCACCTCCTTCCAGGCGGGTAATTCCATCGGCACGGGCATCGCCGTGGCGGAGGCAACGCAAACCAGCCCGGTGATCTGGATAGTGGTGTTTAACGCACTGGCCATCGCGATGCTGTTCTACAAAACCTTTTATAAAACGCTGCAGAACATTATGATCCTGCTGATCGCGCTGATGCTGTTTGCGTTTGTGGCCACCCTCCTATTTTCGAAACCGTCCATCAGCGGCATCGTCGGCGGACTGGCACCGGAAGTGCCGGCGGGCTCGTTAAAACTGGTGATCGCATTCATGGCCTCCTGTTTTTCCATTGTAGGTGCGATGTACCAGGCGTACCTGGTGCAGGAAAGAAAAAAAGCCCAGCCGGATGTAAAACAGGCTCCCAAAGAAACCTACCCCGGCATGCTGATACTCGGCCTGCTCAGCGCCATCGTGCTTATTTGCGCAGCGGCGGTGCTGCACAGCAAGGGCACCGAAGTCAGGAATGCAGCCGATATGGCACGGGCGCTGGAGCCTATTTTCGGCCACTTCGCCTCCGCCCTCTTTTTATCGGGCCTGTTCGGCGCATCCTTTTCTTCCCTGATCGGCAACGCTTCACTTGGCGGCACGCTGCTGGGTGACGCGCTGGGTTACGGAGGACAACTAAAATCAGGCATGGTGCGACTTTTCATCGGCATTATCATGGTGATCGGCGCCATCGTGGCCATCGTGTTCGGCAAACTGCCGCTGGAACTGATCATCCTCGCGCAGGCCGTTACCATTTTTATCGTGCCTTTCATCGGCCTGGCCCTCTACTTCGTGGCCAACGACGGCAAGATCATGGGCGAATACAAAAACAAAACTTTCACCAACGTAGTGGGCGCCATCGGCCTGCTGATCATGTTCCTGCTGGCTGCCAGCAACGTGCAGGCACTCTTTTTCTCTTAA